In Cryptomeria japonica chromosome 10, Sugi_1.0, whole genome shotgun sequence, a genomic segment contains:
- the LOC131039454 gene encoding uncharacterized protein LOC131039454, giving the protein MPVSVAPSPFTPAKSEKNHPPVVRFLSDHLIEVLLFVSIFLLVIGTLWVYFLKSKPRKTKEYLDAIQRVDDPGECKEDSSASPAMSDLSELLDGLSRRSLECLSEILFAAALPHSHQSDPDFHHGFGFAQQVKDYTASMSNSMEDSVSIEITQTSESTDSFTSG; this is encoded by the coding sequence ATGCCCGTTTCTGTGGCTCCTTCCCCCTTTACGCCtgcaaaaagtgaaaaaaatcatcCCCCAGTTGTCAGATTCCTGTCTGATCATCTCATTGAGGTGTTGTTATTTGTATCCATTTTTCTTCTTGTAATAGGCACAttatgggtttattttcttaaatcAAAGCCCAGGAAGACGAAAGAGTATTTGGATGCCATACAGAGGGTGGATGATCCAGGTGAATGTAAGGAGGACAGTTCTGCTTCTCCCGCCATGTCTGATTTATCTGAGCTTCTTGATGGCTTAAGCAGAAGAAGCCTTGAATGTTTGAGTGAGATTTTGTTTGCTGCAGCTCTGCCTCACTCTCATCAATCTGACCCTGATTTCCATCATGGGTTTGGGTTTGCACAACAGGTTAAGGATTACACTGCATCCATGTCAAACTCAATGGAGGACTCTGTTTCCATTGAAATCACTCAAACCTCGGAGTCTACTGATTCTTTTACATCAGGTTAG